GTCATTTTGTCCTGCAGGCCAATAGGAATCGTACTTATTGAGAGGTTGACGTAAACATTTTAGATCATCATACATTACACAAAAGTACTAAGAGAAACGTTAAGAAACTTTAGCTGTAAGATTAAAGATAATCTAAAGCATGTTGTCATGTTCTGTGCAATTCATTGAAGGAGTAGTTAGACGTTTTAGGAAATGCGCATAGATGAGAACTACTCTTGGCCAGAAAACTAAGAAGCATATTTTtcaaactattgctttaagGAATGGTTTTGACCAATTTGACTCATTTGTGTTATTTGGATTGTGATTAAAGTTGTTCTTTTGTTATATGCTTCTGGAAATGTGAAAGCTGAAATATGTGAATGTGAAAAGAGGAAGATGATGAATTTAAGCTCATTTTATGAGAACATTTTGAACCAAAAGTCCCTTTAACTTGAATATAAGCGTATAATCAACTAAAAATGTGTtcatgttgtttgtgtttttttctgcactGTTTAAAACTTCTaaatggtagtagtaatagtatgaCAAACTTAAACTCTCATGAGACCTTTACACTCTCTAAAAATGCACCAAGATGTAAAGATAAATGCGCTTCTGTTTTCTGTGGTAGGCGAGTGATTTTAATCTTTACACGATCACTGTGGCCTGTCCCTTCACTGTCACTTCCTTCCCCTAACTAGACTTCAGCAGgcgtttaattattttttcgcAGTGGAAGTTCTGACGAGGTGTGGGGGAATTTTGCCTTGATGTCTCATGGCAGGATTAATTTTAGACGGAAAGCCTGACGTCACACATTTCGTTCCCACGATGGACAGGATATATATTGGACGCAGTGCTCAGAGTCGATCACAGCaaagggagaagaagaagaagaagaagaacatcaTCGACATCATCATCTTTTCACTGACAGCATCATGAAGACTCTCTTCTTCACTCTGGGGCTGCTGCTTCTCACGGCCTGCTGCTGCAACGCCATGCGTGAGTGATCTGTGTTTGTTCCTCATCATCTTCAGAGTTTTTCTCTCAGACATGTTTGACTTTATCCCTTCACCTTCCTCACAGCTAAAGCCCTGCGGTCCATGGCACCTGGAAACTGTTGCTTCAAAGTGTCCACAAGCAGTTTACCATTAAGGCTTGTATCCGACATAACCAAGACCCACAGCTCCTGTCCGAAGAAGGCATTCATGTAAGTTTGTGCCTCGTTCTCCTACTATTTTTGTCTTGTAACCGgtgatgaaatgatgaatagAAAAAGGTATAACCTACAGTATGACCTCCAGACAGGCATCATCACAAAGCCACAGCATCCATTAGAACTACACTTCCTTTAAAACAAAACTGAGTTTCAGTGGGTCCTACTGAACTACTGATCATCACTGTCCATCAAAGTATTATTAGTACTTCAGTTACGATATTGACTGGTATTTATATCTATCATAGTATAATCCTATGCTGCAGTTTCAGTGGAGTGGAGTGGAGATTTCATCAACCAATACATTAACTTTAATTGAAATGGCAGTGCTGATTTTACGTTTCCCTTCTGTATGTTTTGCAGAGTCCAGACTAtcaaaggaagaaagatctgcTACAGTGGAACTTTCCCTTGGGCTCTGGATGTCTACAACCAGCGGCACAACACGGAGGGCAGTGGTCAGAAGCACTGAAGATGTATTATTGTATAGTACTGTGATCAATCAGTGCCTGGTTTTGCAGGCTTAAAGATGTGAATTGAggtgtattttaataaaaaaaatatttaatatattgaaCTATATTGCTGGTTATGTGTATTTTCTGAGTACAGTGTGTATTTATCAGAGACAACAAGTCTCCCATGTCCAATTTAGGCCTTTTATACCTAAAGAGATGCAATCTAGAAAACACTGAAGATTCATTTCCACTTCCACATTAAattatttgttaaattttgtTTCCCTACTTGAATATATGCGGCCTTATGCATCCCTCCCTATGACATTGAACACACATTTAAATGGTGTTGACCATGATCCAACAGATTAGACCTGATTCTCtttttagatgtgttttggTCT
The nucleotide sequence above comes from Sebastes fasciatus isolate fSebFas1 chromosome 4, fSebFas1.pri, whole genome shotgun sequence. Encoded proteins:
- the LOC141767049 gene encoding C-C motif chemokine 8-like, yielding MKTLFFTLGLLLLTACCCNAMPKALRSMAPGNCCFKVSTSSLPLRLVSDITKTHSSCPKKAFIVQTIKGRKICYSGTFPWALDVYNQRHNTEGSGQKH